In the Sus scrofa isolate TJ Tabasco breed Duroc chromosome 6, Sscrofa11.1, whole genome shotgun sequence genome, one interval contains:
- the ORC6 gene encoding origin recognition complex subunit 6 isoform X1 yields MDSGLIRRLAPRLGIAEPEVLRKAEEYLRLSHVKCIGLSAHTTETSNAVMCLDLAASCMKCPLDRAYLIKLSGLNKKMYQNCLKSFEYLLGLNSNIGIRDLAVQFSCTEAVNMASKILQSYESSLPQTQHVDLDLSRPLFTTAALLSACKILKLKVDKNKMTATSGVKKAIFDRLCKQLEKIGQQIDREPEDSATPPRKKKKTVVEPPAKETENIVEIPHKSQKDEDVTQDYEEWKRKILENAAKAQKATTE; encoded by the exons ATGGACTCTGGTCTTATCCGGCGCTTAGCCCCGCGCCTGGGCATTGCCGAGCCGGAGGTGCTGAG GAAAGCAGAGGAGTACTTGCGACTGTCCCACGTGAAGTGTATTGGCCTGTCTGCACATACCACAGAAACCAGCAATGCAGTCATGTGCCTGGACCTTGCAGCTTCCTGCATGAAGTGCCCCTTGGACAGG GCTTATTTAATTAAACTTTCTGGTTTGAACAAGAAGATGTATCAGAACTGTCTTAAATCTTTTGAGTATTTACTTGGCCTGAACTCAAATATTGGAATAAGAGACCTAGCTGTACAGTTTAGCTGTACGGAAGCAGTGAACATGGCTTCAAAGATACTGCAAAG CTATGAGTCCAGTCTTCCACAGACACAGCACGTGGATCTCGACTTATCCAGACCGCTTTTCACCACTGCTGCATTACTTTCAGCATGCAA GATTCTAAAGCTGAAggtggacaaaaataaaatgacagccaCATCTGGTGTAAAAAAAGCCATATTTGATCGACTCTGTAAACAATTAGAGAAGATTGGGCAGCAGATCGACA GAGAGCCTGAAGATTCAGCCACTCCCCCacggaagaaaaagaagacagtggTTGAACCTCCAGCAAAGG aaacagagaatataGTAGAGATCCCACATAAATCACAAAAAGACGAAGATGTGACACAGGATTATgaagaatggaaaaggaaaatcttGGAAAATGCTGCCAAAGCACAAAAGGCTACAACAGAGTAA
- the ORC6 gene encoding origin recognition complex subunit 6 isoform X2, with protein sequence MLLRKAEEYLRLSHVKCIGLSAHTTETSNAVMCLDLAASCMKCPLDRAYLIKLSGLNKKMYQNCLKSFEYLLGLNSNIGIRDLAVQFSCTEAVNMASKILQSYESSLPQTQHVDLDLSRPLFTTAALLSACKILKLKVDKNKMTATSGVKKAIFDRLCKQLEKIGQQIDREPEDSATPPRKKKKTVVEPPAKETENIVEIPHKSQKDEDVTQDYEEWKRKILENAAKAQKATTE encoded by the exons atgttgctcAGGAAAGCAGAGGAGTACTTGCGACTGTCCCACGTGAAGTGTATTGGCCTGTCTGCACATACCACAGAAACCAGCAATGCAGTCATGTGCCTGGACCTTGCAGCTTCCTGCATGAAGTGCCCCTTGGACAGG GCTTATTTAATTAAACTTTCTGGTTTGAACAAGAAGATGTATCAGAACTGTCTTAAATCTTTTGAGTATTTACTTGGCCTGAACTCAAATATTGGAATAAGAGACCTAGCTGTACAGTTTAGCTGTACGGAAGCAGTGAACATGGCTTCAAAGATACTGCAAAG CTATGAGTCCAGTCTTCCACAGACACAGCACGTGGATCTCGACTTATCCAGACCGCTTTTCACCACTGCTGCATTACTTTCAGCATGCAA GATTCTAAAGCTGAAggtggacaaaaataaaatgacagccaCATCTGGTGTAAAAAAAGCCATATTTGATCGACTCTGTAAACAATTAGAGAAGATTGGGCAGCAGATCGACA GAGAGCCTGAAGATTCAGCCACTCCCCCacggaagaaaaagaagacagtggTTGAACCTCCAGCAAAGG aaacagagaatataGTAGAGATCCCACATAAATCACAAAAAGACGAAGATGTGACACAGGATTATgaagaatggaaaaggaaaatcttGGAAAATGCTGCCAAAGCACAAAAGGCTACAACAGAGTAA